From one Candidatus Neomarinimicrobiota bacterium genomic stretch:
- a CDS encoding branched-chain amino acid ABC transporter permease, with protein MKGRYDDENLKWVAPLIVLVILVPFLVRGMTFSYRYYLYVLNIAGIYTVLTVGLDILSGYTGLISLGHAGFLAIGAYTSAILVDQAGVPFGLSLIITPLVTGLFGLMVGFPALRISGMYLGLTTMGFGFIARRLIIALRAWTEGSAGLEVSKPVLFGFTFANDWDNYFLIYAFVILVIVLSRRVVQSKVGRALMAIRDSERAAEAAGVDLTRYKLFAFFISAVLAGLAGVLFAHTMRFISTDHFDILLSIYFVIMGLVGGLGSIYGAVLGTVFIVLLDFLFIPLFKDWLALFFSIEVADIQSLIFGLIMFLFIIFQPMGLYGMWLKLRIYWKLFPFNPRKKFT; from the coding sequence ATGAAAGGTAGATACGATGATGAGAATTTGAAGTGGGTCGCACCGCTGATCGTTCTTGTCATTCTTGTGCCGTTTCTGGTGCGGGGGATGACTTTCAGCTACCGGTATTACTTGTATGTCTTGAACATTGCGGGAATCTATACCGTTCTCACGGTGGGACTGGATATTCTGAGCGGGTATACAGGACTTATATCGCTGGGACACGCCGGATTTCTGGCTATCGGGGCGTACACATCGGCGATTCTCGTAGATCAGGCGGGCGTCCCATTTGGTCTGTCTTTGATCATAACACCTCTGGTTACTGGGCTGTTCGGGCTAATGGTTGGTTTCCCCGCGCTGAGAATCTCTGGGATGTATCTCGGACTGACCACCATGGGATTCGGTTTCATTGCCCGCCGTCTGATTATCGCCCTCAGGGCGTGGACTGAAGGCTCGGCGGGCTTGGAGGTGTCAAAGCCTGTACTGTTCGGGTTTACATTTGCGAACGACTGGGACAATTATTTCCTCATTTATGCTTTTGTAATCCTAGTGATTGTTCTTTCCAGGAGAGTGGTGCAATCAAAAGTAGGCCGAGCCCTCATGGCCATCCGGGACTCGGAACGGGCTGCTGAAGCTGCTGGTGTGGATCTTACGCGATATAAGCTGTTCGCTTTCTTCATATCTGCGGTTTTGGCAGGTCTTGCGGGGGTGCTGTTTGCACATACCATGCGCTTTATCAGTACAGATCATTTCGATATCTTATTGTCTATCTATTTTGTTATCATGGGGCTTGTTGGAGGGCTCGGTTCTATATATGGTGCTGTCTTGGGTACGGTATTTATTGTATTACTTGATTTTCTTTTTATTCCTTTGTTTAAAGATTGGCTTGCATTGTTCTTTTCTATCGAGGTAGCGGACATTCAGTCCCTAATATTCGGGCTTATAATGTTCCTCTTTATTATATTCCAACCGATGGGCTTATACGGCATGTGGCTTAAGTTGAGGATTTACTGGAAACTGTTTCCTTTCAACCCAAGGAAGAAGTTCACTTAA
- a CDS encoding branched-chain amino acid ABC transporter permease, whose product MSEAFGGLTQEVVSGVALGCIYALIALGFTLIFKATEVVNFAQGELMMVGAYVNFFFVSTLLEIPVLNGAWVFLLALVGAIAFAFLFGTFLDLIINRPLKDEPVFSVIMATISLAIILRAVMAIIAGPITRIPPSPFGSSVVTVGNVAISTLDIFIILSAVILVIGFYLFFNRTKWGIAMKATSEDSMAAHLVGIPVKKVYRNVWIFSMVVATIGGVLLAPRTLLDTNMGFLGLKAFPAAVLGGFGSIPGAILGGVIMGVIETLSMGTLSFHFPWVKEINDVIVWIVLIAVLMIRPTGILGREEIDRV is encoded by the coding sequence ATGAGTGAAGCCTTTGGGGGCCTGACTCAGGAGGTTGTTAGTGGTGTCGCCCTCGGTTGTATTTATGCCCTCATCGCTCTCGGATTCACCTTAATCTTTAAAGCCACGGAAGTTGTCAATTTCGCCCAAGGGGAGTTGATGATGGTGGGTGCGTACGTCAATTTTTTCTTCGTCTCCACACTGCTAGAGATTCCTGTTTTGAACGGAGCCTGGGTGTTTCTCCTAGCATTGGTTGGAGCCATTGCTTTTGCCTTTCTCTTCGGAACGTTCCTTGACCTTATTATAAACCGGCCTTTGAAGGATGAACCGGTCTTCTCGGTTATTATGGCGACCATCAGTTTGGCCATTATACTCAGAGCAGTCATGGCGATCATTGCCGGACCTATCACACGAATTCCACCATCCCCGTTCGGCAGCAGTGTTGTGACTGTTGGGAATGTGGCCATTTCAACACTGGACATATTTATTATTCTCAGCGCTGTGATACTTGTCATTGGTTTTTATCTCTTTTTCAATCGCACGAAGTGGGGAATAGCTATGAAGGCGACATCTGAAGATTCCATGGCGGCTCATCTTGTGGGAATCCCGGTGAAAAAAGTGTACCGTAATGTATGGATTTTCTCCATGGTGGTGGCAACCATCGGAGGCGTTCTTTTAGCCCCGCGAACCTTGCTTGACACGAACATGGGTTTCCTTGGGCTTAAGGCATTCCCGGCTGCGGTCTTGGGCGGATTTGGCTCAATTCCCGGTGCCATTTTGGGAGGAGTAATCATGGGTGTTATTGAGACGTTGAGTATGGGAACGCTCTCTTTCCATTTTCCCTGGGTGAAGGAAATCAACGACGTCATCGTCTGGATTGTTCTCATTGCAGTGCTCATGATACGGCCAACAGGAATTCTTGGACGGGAGGAGATTGACCGGGTTTAA
- a CDS encoding acetoacetate--CoA ligase: MSEILWRPSQERAEKSQMNQFRLFVNKKFGLGLDDYSDLYNWSVNEISDFWATMWAFSDPVVSQGYHQVVDDETKMPGAKWFSGSRLNFAENLLRRRDSHTAILSRAEGKSDRRITYAELYSEVEKMAAAFQEAGVEKGSRVAGFLPNIPEAIVAMLGAASLGAVWSSSSPDFGIKGVLDRFRQIEPKVLFAADGYQYNGKPVNSLDKLKGILTELPSVEKVVIVPFESENPDLSGIEQGILYEDFLSAKTPAIDFAQLAFDHPLYIMYSSGTTGLPKSIVHSAGGTMLQHMKELRLHCDINDEDTVFYFTTCGWMMWNWLVSNLAMGATIVLYDGSPFHPEPLAMWQMAEDFGITVFGTSAKFIAACQGRGLKPKERHDLSLVKTILSTGSPLVEESFDYVYNSVKEDVLLASISGGTDIISCFAGGNPTLPVYRGELQCRGLAMKVESFDGTGKSLINEKGELVCTRAFPSMPVTFWNDPDGSKYRNAYLVDFPGVWAHGDYISINEHGGVKIFGRSDATLNPAGVRIGTAEIYRVVEAFPEIEDSLAIGQQWEGDERVILFLKMSEGEEASADLESRLKEAIRSGCSPRHVPAKMLVVPDIPYTINGKKVEIAVKKIIHGDEVLNRDALANPESLSFYNNLEALRN, encoded by the coding sequence AGCGGGCAGAGAAGTCACAGATGAATCAGTTCAGGCTATTTGTGAATAAGAAGTTCGGACTCGGTCTGGACGATTACTCGGATCTCTATAACTGGTCTGTTAATGAGATTTCCGATTTCTGGGCAACTATGTGGGCTTTTAGTGATCCTGTTGTATCACAGGGGTACCACCAGGTGGTGGATGATGAAACCAAAATGCCTGGGGCAAAGTGGTTCAGCGGCTCCAGGCTGAACTTTGCAGAGAACTTGCTCCGCCGCCGGGACAGCCACACCGCAATTCTTTCAAGGGCGGAAGGGAAAAGTGACAGGCGCATTACTTATGCCGAATTGTATAGTGAAGTAGAGAAGATGGCAGCAGCTTTTCAGGAGGCCGGTGTTGAGAAAGGCAGCAGGGTGGCTGGATTTCTGCCCAATATTCCTGAAGCCATTGTTGCCATGTTAGGGGCAGCCTCCTTAGGCGCTGTTTGGAGCTCTTCATCGCCCGATTTTGGAATTAAAGGTGTGCTGGACCGTTTTCGCCAGATTGAGCCAAAAGTTCTCTTTGCAGCTGACGGATACCAGTATAATGGGAAGCCTGTTAATTCCTTGGATAAGCTGAAAGGGATTCTTACTGAACTGCCCAGCGTAGAGAAAGTGGTCATTGTCCCTTTTGAATCAGAGAATCCGGATCTGTCAGGCATTGAACAGGGGATCCTCTATGAAGACTTCCTGTCAGCTAAGACACCCGCTATTGATTTTGCGCAGTTGGCTTTCGATCATCCTCTTTACATTATGTATTCTTCCGGCACCACCGGCTTACCGAAATCTATTGTCCACAGTGCCGGTGGTACGATGCTCCAACATATGAAAGAATTGCGTCTTCATTGTGATATCAATGACGAAGATACCGTCTTCTACTTCACCACCTGCGGTTGGATGATGTGGAACTGGTTGGTGAGCAATCTGGCTATGGGTGCAACAATTGTACTGTATGATGGCTCTCCCTTTCACCCTGAGCCGTTAGCCATGTGGCAAATGGCTGAGGATTTTGGTATTACCGTTTTCGGAACCAGCGCTAAGTTCATCGCCGCTTGCCAGGGGCGCGGGTTAAAACCCAAAGAGCGACACGATCTCAGCTTAGTTAAAACTATCCTTTCCACCGGTTCGCCACTGGTGGAGGAGAGTTTTGATTATGTTTACAATAGTGTGAAAGAAGACGTTCTGCTTGCCTCTATCTCCGGCGGAACAGATATTATATCGTGTTTTGCAGGAGGCAACCCTACGTTGCCAGTCTACAGGGGTGAGCTTCAGTGCCGCGGGCTTGCCATGAAAGTTGAATCTTTTGACGGGACTGGTAAGTCACTTATTAATGAAAAAGGGGAGCTGGTTTGCACGCGGGCATTCCCCTCCATGCCTGTCACTTTCTGGAACGACCCGGATGGTTCAAAATATCGCAATGCCTATTTAGTTGATTTTCCCGGTGTTTGGGCTCACGGTGACTACATTTCAATCAATGAGCATGGCGGTGTGAAAATATTCGGCCGCAGTGATGCAACACTGAATCCCGCCGGTGTCCGCATCGGCACCGCAGAGATCTACCGTGTTGTGGAGGCCTTTCCTGAAATAGAGGATTCCCTTGCAATAGGCCAACAGTGGGAGGGTGACGAGCGGGTCATCCTTTTCCTCAAAATGAGTGAAGGAGAAGAAGCCAGTGCTGATCTGGAGAGCAGATTAAAGGAGGCCATTCGTTCCGGTTGTTCACCTCGACACGTGCCGGCAAAAATGCTTGTCGTACCTGACATCCCTTATACTATCAACGGGAAAAAGGTGGAAATTGCTGTTAAGAAGATTATTCATGGTGATGAGGTACTAAACCGGGATGCACTGGCCAACCCTGAATCACTTTCATTTTATAATAATTTAGAGGCGTTGAGGAACTAG
- a CDS encoding MaoC family dehydratase, with translation MNQSLVGKIYPAMEYEVGREKIFEYARATLSTNPYCTDPDFSSKSRYKTVVAPPTFVATYSHQAMRYVFEDKELAMDIPRIVHGEQSYEFGKVVRSGDKISTTVKIVDIFRKENREGLQNEFLIIETESVNQKDELVCKGRWTLVERAHE, from the coding sequence ATGAATCAATCCCTTGTTGGAAAAATCTACCCTGCCATGGAATATGAAGTGGGTAGGGAGAAGATTTTTGAATATGCCCGTGCCACACTCTCTACCAACCCCTATTGCACAGACCCGGATTTTTCGTCAAAGTCCCGCTATAAAACAGTAGTAGCTCCCCCAACCTTTGTGGCTACCTACAGCCATCAGGCCATGCGGTATGTTTTCGAGGACAAAGAGCTTGCCATGGATATACCAAGAATTGTTCACGGTGAACAGTCATATGAGTTTGGTAAAGTGGTGAGATCAGGAGACAAAATATCGACTACGGTAAAGATTGTTGATATTTTTAGAAAAGAGAATAGGGAAGGACTTCAAAATGAGTTTCTCATTATAGAGACGGAATCGGTTAATCAAAAAGATGAGTTGGTGTGCAAAGGCAGGTGGACTCTAGTGGAGAGAGCCCATGAGTGA
- a CDS encoding ABC transporter ATP-binding protein, whose amino-acid sequence MLKLIGIETFYGKIKALHGVSLEVEEGMLVCILGANGAGKTTILKTISGIVKPEMGTIHFDGQRIDGMDPEEIIKLGISLVPENRRIFPGLTVYENLLMGGFLIKDKGLFEKRLEKVTDHFPVLLKRESQQAGTLSGGEQQMLALARALMLEPKLLLLDEPSLGLSPKLVQDIFAIVKDLHQSGVTMLLVEQNVNHALKISDYGYVLTSGKIFLSGTYDELYEEEKVREMYLGEGKYTRRARLWSGDR is encoded by the coding sequence TTGCTTAAGTTGATCGGCATAGAAACTTTCTACGGGAAGATCAAGGCGCTGCACGGCGTATCGCTTGAAGTTGAGGAAGGGATGCTGGTCTGCATCTTAGGAGCGAACGGTGCGGGCAAAACAACTATCTTGAAGACCATCAGCGGGATTGTGAAACCAGAAATGGGAACGATACATTTTGATGGACAGCGAATCGACGGGATGGACCCAGAAGAAATTATCAAACTGGGTATCTCCCTTGTACCTGAAAACAGACGCATTTTTCCGGGATTAACGGTGTATGAAAATTTGTTGATGGGTGGGTTTCTGATAAAGGATAAAGGTCTTTTTGAAAAACGCTTGGAAAAGGTTACAGATCATTTCCCGGTGTTGTTAAAACGTGAAAGCCAGCAGGCGGGGACGTTGAGTGGTGGGGAACAACAAATGCTGGCTCTAGCAAGAGCATTAATGCTGGAACCGAAATTATTGTTGTTAGATGAACCATCTTTAGGTTTATCGCCAAAACTCGTCCAGGACATTTTTGCCATAGTTAAAGACTTGCATCAATCGGGTGTAACCATGCTTCTCGTGGAACAAAATGTGAATCATGCTCTAAAGATCTCGGATTATGGGTATGTCCTTACTTCTGGAAAGATCTTTTTGAGCGGTACGTATGATGAATTGTATGAAGAAGAAAAAGTACGAGAAATGTATTTAGGTGAAGGGAAATATACCCGTCGAGCCAGATTATGGAGTGGTGACAGATGA
- a CDS encoding ABC transporter ATP-binding protein — protein sequence MSDLQIEDLHVHFSGVVALNGVSMDVREGEIFSLVGPNGSGKTTLFNCINGFVTPRCGGIRFGDVDLLSQPSHRIIDAGISRTFQNLQNVPYMTVLDNVLLGNHSRIGNPDTIKRWFSRQQREKEERVALEMLAFLGLANYEQKYLSGQPYGIQKLVEIARALVSHPDLILIDEPAAGMNDQETMEIAKIVTEIRNDLGITVLVVEHDMSLVMRISDRVCVLDSGNIIAVGAPDEVKEHPDVISAFLGEGAVA from the coding sequence ATGTCTGATCTGCAAATCGAAGATCTTCATGTTCATTTTTCCGGTGTAGTAGCTCTGAACGGAGTCTCCATGGATGTCCGCGAGGGTGAAATCTTTTCTCTTGTGGGGCCGAACGGCTCAGGGAAGACGACACTTTTTAATTGTATTAACGGTTTCGTCACACCTCGCTGTGGCGGAATCCGCTTTGGCGATGTTGACCTCCTCTCTCAACCTTCTCACAGAATTATCGATGCCGGTATTTCTCGTACATTTCAGAATCTTCAAAATGTACCGTACATGACAGTTCTGGATAACGTTCTCCTTGGTAATCACAGCAGAATCGGAAACCCTGACACGATAAAGCGATGGTTCTCGCGGCAGCAACGTGAAAAGGAAGAGCGAGTGGCTCTGGAGATGCTTGCTTTCCTCGGTCTCGCAAATTATGAGCAGAAGTACCTTTCCGGTCAGCCATATGGGATACAGAAATTGGTTGAAATTGCTCGAGCACTGGTCTCCCACCCAGATCTGATACTCATTGATGAGCCCGCCGCTGGAATGAACGATCAGGAGACCATGGAGATTGCCAAGATTGTTACTGAGATCCGTAATGATCTCGGGATCACAGTACTGGTGGTAGAGCACGACATGAGCTTGGTTATGAGGATCTCTGACCGGGTCTGTGTCCTCGACTCCGGCAATATCATTGCGGTGGGCGCTCCCGATGAAGTTAAAGAACATCCAGATGTGATCTCGGCGTTTCTCGGGGAGGGTGCCGTTGCTTAA